The following coding sequences are from one Beggiatoa alba B18LD window:
- a CDS encoding formylmethanofuran dehydrogenase subunit A — translation MLTKLSNCKVYDPVHQKNGVVEDIYIQDGRIIAKPATDVKIDQHYDMQHKVVMAGAIDIHSHIGGGKVNIARQLLPESRDYLKESFQLEGEWHQMLAPTTRQTGISYAEMGYTAVFEPALLPVNARQAHLEMLDTPMIDKGGYAMLGNDDYFLRLLSRGADQRKINDYVAWILEASQCIGIKVVNAGGISAFKFNQRRLELDEQNCYYPVTPRQVLHSLATAVQQLGVPHPLHVHGSNLGVPGNVETTLDTIRGMEGLPIHLTHIQFHSYGTEGDHRFSSGAARIAEAINQHHNITADVGQIMFGQTVTASGDTMMQYHNHHHAHPKKWVVMDIECDAGCGVVPFRYRDKNFVNALQWAIGLETFLLVDDPWRIFLTTDHPNGAPFTSYPHLIKLLMDKSFRNDMLATINPTAAAMSTLGSITREYSLYEIAIMTRAGAAKVLGLHNRGHVGAGAIADITVYTEQVDKEKMFEKPDFVFKNGELVVKQGKVVKLVQGGTHVIRPEYDRSIETELKDYFSRYHTVAMEHIKVSDEEILANGRGALLTHPLRRD, via the coding sequence ATGCTTACAAAACTTAGCAATTGTAAAGTGTATGACCCTGTCCATCAAAAAAATGGGGTTGTTGAAGATATTTATATTCAGGATGGGCGCATTATTGCTAAACCTGCCACTGATGTAAAAATTGACCAGCATTATGATATGCAACATAAGGTTGTGATGGCTGGGGCTATTGATATTCATAGTCATATTGGCGGGGGAAAAGTGAATATTGCCCGCCAACTTTTGCCTGAGTCGCGTGATTATTTAAAGGAAAGTTTTCAGTTGGAAGGTGAGTGGCATCAGATGCTTGCACCGACGACACGCCAGACAGGTATTAGTTATGCGGAAATGGGTTATACCGCTGTTTTTGAACCTGCATTATTGCCCGTTAATGCTCGCCAAGCGCATTTAGAAATGTTGGATACGCCGATGATTGATAAGGGCGGTTATGCGATGTTGGGTAATGATGATTATTTCTTGCGTTTACTTTCTCGTGGGGCTGACCAGCGTAAGATTAATGATTATGTGGCGTGGATTTTAGAGGCGAGCCAGTGTATTGGTATTAAGGTGGTGAATGCGGGCGGGATTAGTGCCTTTAAGTTTAATCAGCGTCGTTTAGAGCTGGATGAGCAGAATTGTTATTATCCTGTTACGCCGCGTCAAGTGTTGCATAGTTTGGCAACAGCGGTGCAACAGTTGGGCGTTCCGCATCCATTGCATGTGCATGGTAGTAATTTGGGCGTGCCTGGTAATGTGGAGACCACGCTGGATACGATACGCGGAATGGAAGGCTTACCGATTCATTTGACGCATATTCAATTCCATAGTTATGGGACTGAGGGCGACCATCGTTTTTCTTCGGGTGCGGCGCGGATTGCAGAGGCGATTAATCAGCATCATAACATCACGGCGGATGTTGGGCAGATTATGTTTGGGCAAACGGTCACTGCATCAGGTGATACGATGATGCAGTATCATAATCATCATCATGCGCATCCGAAAAAGTGGGTAGTGATGGATATTGAATGTGATGCGGGCTGTGGGGTTGTGCCATTCCGTTATCGGGATAAGAATTTTGTGAATGCGTTGCAGTGGGCTATTGGGTTGGAAACCTTTTTATTAGTCGATGACCCTTGGCGCATTTTTTTAACCACTGACCATCCAAACGGCGCACCGTTTACCAGTTACCCGCATTTAATTAAGCTATTGATGGATAAAAGTTTTCGCAATGATATGTTAGCCACGATTAATCCAACGGCTGCAGCAATGAGTACCTTAGGCAGTATCACCCGTGAATATAGTTTGTATGAGATTGCTATTATGACCCGTGCGGGCGCGGCTAAAGTCTTAGGTTTACATAACCGTGGACATGTGGGAGCGGGAGCTATAGCGGATATTACGGTTTATACGGAACAGGTTGATAAAGAAAAGATGTTCGAAAAGCCTGATTTTGTCTTTAAAAATGGTGAGTTAGTTGTTAAACAAGGCAAGGTCGTGAAGTTAGTACAAGGGGGTACACATGTTATCCGTCCTGAGTATGACCGTTCTATTGAAACAGAGTTAAAAGACTATTTTAGTCGTTATCATACGGTTGCAATGGAACATATTAAGGTTTCAGATGAGGAAATTTTAGCCAATGGGCGCGGGGCGTTATTGACGCATCCATTGCGACGTGATTAA
- a CDS encoding beta-barrel assembly-enhancing protease, protein MSRTAFLLFFSYFAVVPAYAINLPDIGASTDTALSPAQEQRLGDTAMRQLRRELEILDDAEVNSYINSLGNNLASVSDMPEQRFNFFIVKSPQINAFAIPGGYIGVNSGLILHTQDEGELASVIGHEIAHVTQRHIARSLESASAFSLPAMAAMIAGMVVAAKNPEVGQAAVASIAASNIQRQIDFTRLHEQEADRVGMQILFAAGFDPRSMPAFFEQLQNNSRYAGRDAPEFLRTHPVTTSRVAESRDRADQYPKHTTHENALYYLMRARLLVLTDNNLRDLIKTLQTNLAEGRFRDARAVHYALALSLLKNEQTEGVKNHIDWLIKHDADRVTYRLLQADLAQLENKPSQVLQIYEQALAIYPADQLLSMRYAETLLRQGQAEQAKALLLNISTLKTPTYYRLLAQAYQETGFPAESGLALTENLYLQGKTALALAQLKQLSRLPNLSPYLNARITERYSDLEIELREEKDAEKEMR, encoded by the coding sequence ATGTCTCGTACTGCTTTCCTGCTGTTTTTCAGTTATTTTGCGGTTGTACCTGCTTATGCTATCAATTTGCCTGATATTGGCGCATCTACGGATACTGCCTTGTCTCCCGCGCAAGAACAACGCTTAGGAGATACCGCAATGCGTCAATTACGACGCGAATTAGAAATTCTTGACGATGCAGAGGTTAATAGTTATATCAATAGCTTGGGTAATAATTTAGCGTCGGTCAGTGATATGCCTGAGCAACGGTTTAATTTTTTTATCGTTAAATCGCCCCAAATCAACGCATTTGCCATTCCAGGGGGATATATTGGTGTTAACAGTGGCTTAATTCTGCATACACAAGATGAGGGGGAATTAGCTTCGGTCATTGGTCATGAAATTGCGCATGTGACTCAACGACATATTGCCCGCAGTTTAGAATCTGCTAGTGCGTTTTCTTTGCCTGCGATGGCGGCGATGATAGCGGGCATGGTGGTTGCTGCAAAAAATCCTGAAGTGGGACAGGCGGCTGTAGCAAGCATTGCTGCAAGCAATATTCAACGTCAAATTGATTTTACCCGCTTGCATGAGCAGGAAGCTGACCGTGTGGGGATGCAAATTTTATTTGCCGCAGGGTTTGACCCACGCAGTATGCCCGCTTTTTTTGAGCAATTACAAAATAATAGCCGTTATGCTGGCAGAGATGCCCCCGAGTTTTTAAGAACTCACCCCGTTACAACGTCTCGTGTTGCTGAATCGCGCGACCGTGCCGACCAATATCCTAAACACACCACACATGAAAATGCTTTGTATTATCTGATGCGTGCTCGCTTATTAGTGCTTACGGATAATAATTTGCGGGATTTAATCAAAACTTTGCAAACTAATCTTGCCGAAGGGCGTTTCCGTGATGCGCGGGCAGTGCATTATGCGCTTGCACTCAGTTTATTAAAAAATGAACAAACTGAAGGGGTAAAAAATCATATTGATTGGTTAATAAAACATGATGCTGACCGTGTCACTTATCGTTTATTACAAGCTGACCTTGCACAATTGGAGAATAAACCCAGTCAAGTGTTACAAATTTATGAGCAGGCTTTAGCTATTTATCCTGCTGACCAATTATTGAGTATGCGTTATGCGGAAACCCTGTTGCGACAGGGACAGGCAGAACAAGCGAAAGCGTTATTGTTAAATATCAGTACGTTAAAAACGCCAACTTATTACCGTTTACTGGCACAAGCCTATCAAGAAACGGGTTTTCCTGCTGAATCAGGACTTGCATTAACAGAAAATCTCTATTTACAAGGGAAAACCGCGTTAGCCTTAGCACAACTTAAGCAATTAAGTCGCTTGCCTAATCTTTCTCCGTATTTAAATGCCCGTATTACTGAACGTTACAGTGATTTAGAAATTGAATTGCGTGAAGAGAAAGATGCAGAAAAAGAGATGCGCTAA
- the kdpB gene encoding potassium-transporting ATPase subunit KdpB, with protein sequence MSHFVNYSSWALLHTAFWDSVQKLSPRVQIRNPVMFVLYVCCCLISVLWLQAFLSNASNSGFIGSIAVWLWFTLLFANFAEALAEGRSKVQAVALRGLKQTVMAKKLANPAQHHQWTVVQGQMLQKGDVVLVESGDIIPVDGEAIEGVASVDESAITGESAPVIREAGGDFSAVTGGTRVLSDWLVIRVAVNAGEAFLDRMIAMVEGAKRQKTPNEIALTILLIALTLVFLGVTVSLLPFSAFSVTANQSGQIVELSILIALLICLIPTTIGGLLSAIGVAGMSRMMQANVIANSGRAVEAAGDVDVLLLDKTGTITLGNRQATTFIPAKNVTEQQLADAAQLASLADETPEGRSIVILAKQRFNLRQREIHALQATFIPFTAQTRMSGVDLAQGTDTRMIRKGAGEAIAQWLGMSVETLPNDVRLQIEIVAKRGSTPLVVADNQQVLGVVELKDVVKGGIKERFAALRQMGIKTVMITGDNRLTAAAIAAEAGVDDFLAEATPETKLKLIRQYQQAGHLVAMTGDGTNDAPALAQADVAVVMNTGTQAAKEAGNMVDLDSNPTKLIEIVEIGKQMLMTRGALTTFSIANDVAKYFAIIPAAFASTYPNLMYLNVMRLSSPEHAILAAVIFNALIIITLIPLALRGIHYRALNAGALLQRHLLLYGLGGIMTPFVGIKLIDMLLAAFFTVQG encoded by the coding sequence ATGAGTCATTTTGTGAATTATTCGTCATGGGCATTATTACACACGGCTTTCTGGGATAGCGTACAAAAGTTATCGCCTCGAGTGCAAATTCGTAATCCTGTGATGTTTGTTTTATATGTGTGTTGTTGCTTGATTAGTGTGTTGTGGTTACAGGCTTTCTTGAGCAATGCGAGTAATAGCGGATTTATTGGGTCTATCGCTGTTTGGTTATGGTTTACCTTGTTATTTGCCAATTTTGCCGAAGCCTTAGCCGAAGGAAGAAGTAAGGTGCAAGCCGTCGCATTGCGGGGATTAAAGCAGACCGTAATGGCGAAAAAATTGGCAAATCCTGCGCAACATCATCAATGGACTGTTGTACAAGGGCAGATGTTGCAAAAAGGCGACGTGGTTCTTGTTGAATCTGGGGATATTATCCCTGTGGATGGAGAAGCGATTGAGGGTGTTGCCTCGGTTGATGAGTCGGCAATTACAGGAGAATCCGCGCCTGTTATTCGTGAAGCGGGTGGAGATTTTTCTGCGGTTACGGGAGGCACGCGGGTTTTATCTGATTGGTTAGTGATTCGTGTCGCGGTGAATGCGGGCGAAGCTTTTTTAGATCGCATGATTGCCATGGTAGAAGGGGCAAAACGGCAAAAAACCCCGAATGAAATCGCGTTGACGATTTTATTAATTGCCTTGACCTTGGTTTTTTTAGGCGTGACAGTCAGCTTGTTACCCTTTTCAGCCTTTAGCGTTACTGCAAATCAATCTGGGCAAATTGTTGAATTATCAATTTTAATTGCTTTATTAATTTGTCTCATTCCAACCACAATAGGCGGTTTACTATCGGCTATTGGTGTCGCGGGCATGAGTCGGATGATGCAAGCTAATGTTATTGCAAACTCAGGGCGAGCGGTGGAAGCAGCGGGTGATGTAGATGTTTTGCTATTGGATAAAACAGGCACGATTACGTTAGGCAATCGTCAAGCAACGACATTTATTCCCGCAAAAAATGTGACTGAACAACAATTAGCCGATGCTGCCCAACTGGCTTCTTTAGCCGATGAAACCCCCGAAGGGCGTAGCATTGTGATTTTAGCCAAGCAACGTTTTAATTTGCGTCAAAGAGAGATACATGCTTTACAAGCGACTTTTATTCCCTTTACGGCACAAACGCGGATGAGTGGCGTTGATTTAGCGCAGGGAACTGATACGCGGATGATACGCAAAGGGGCGGGCGAGGCGATTGCGCAATGGTTAGGCATGAGTGTTGAGACTTTGCCTAATGATGTCCGTTTGCAAATTGAAATTGTGGCAAAACGAGGAAGTACACCGTTAGTTGTCGCGGATAATCAACAAGTGTTAGGCGTAGTCGAGCTGAAAGATGTGGTGAAAGGCGGGATTAAAGAACGTTTTGCGGCATTACGGCAAATGGGCATTAAAACAGTAATGATTACAGGGGATAATCGTTTAACAGCGGCAGCTATTGCGGCTGAAGCGGGTGTTGATGATTTTCTGGCAGAGGCAACCCCCGAAACCAAATTAAAATTAATTCGTCAGTATCAACAAGCAGGGCATTTAGTAGCAATGACAGGCGATGGCACAAACGACGCGCCTGCACTCGCGCAAGCGGATGTTGCCGTCGTGATGAATACAGGCACTCAAGCAGCGAAAGAAGCGGGCAATATGGTCGATTTAGATTCAAATCCTACTAAATTGATTGAAATTGTTGAAATTGGTAAGCAAATGCTAATGACTCGCGGGGCTTTAACCACTTTTTCCATTGCCAACGATGTTGCCAAATATTTCGCAATTATTCCCGCTGCGTTTGCAAGCACTTATCCCAATTTAATGTATTTAAATGTGATGCGGTTAAGCAGTCCTGAACATGCCATTTTAGCAGCAGTTATTTTTAACGCGCTGATTATTATTACCTTGATTCCCTTAGCCTTACGTGGCATTCATTACCGCGCTTTAAATGCGGGCGCGTTATTACAACGGCATCTTTTACTATACGGTTTAGGCGGAATTATGACACCGTTTGTAGGGATTAAGTTGATTGATATGTTGTTAGCCGCGTTTTTTACGGTACAAGGTTAA
- a CDS encoding ABC transporter permease: protein MIRTLLLLVSSLWQGRWQAIWWRHVRVWLKLFFPALLANFGEPVFYLVALGYGLGHFVGNIGELPYIVFLASGMICSSGMQTATFEGLYSAYTRMAVQRTWEGMLATPLDIEDIILGEAFWAATKGLLGVSSILLVATALGMVSSWQALWILPLMLLVGVCFGAMALIITTLANSYDFFFFYVTLLLTPMTLLSGIFFPFESIPALIQMGVYCFPLVHVVELVRPLMTGQAVSNVLLHLSVVLVYGISALWIASYLLRKRLYS, encoded by the coding sequence ATGATTAGAACGTTATTGTTATTAGTCTCTAGTTTGTGGCAAGGACGCTGGCAGGCGATTTGGTGGCGACATGTTCGTGTCTGGTTAAAATTATTTTTTCCTGCTTTGCTCGCTAATTTTGGTGAACCTGTCTTTTATTTAGTTGCCTTAGGTTATGGACTGGGGCATTTTGTCGGCAATATTGGTGAGTTACCGTATATCGTTTTTTTAGCATCAGGCATGATTTGCAGTAGTGGTATGCAAACGGCAACATTTGAGGGGTTGTATTCTGCTTATACGCGCATGGCGGTACAGCGCACATGGGAGGGAATGTTAGCAACACCGTTGGATATTGAGGATATTATTTTAGGTGAAGCGTTTTGGGCCGCGACAAAGGGCTTATTAGGTGTGAGTTCTATTTTATTAGTCGCAACCGCGCTTGGCATGGTGAGCAGTTGGCAAGCCTTATGGATTTTACCGCTGATGCTGTTGGTGGGGGTATGTTTTGGCGCGATGGCGTTAATTATTACAACGTTAGCAAATAGTTATGATTTTTTCTTTTTTTATGTCACTTTATTGCTTACACCGATGACGTTATTAAGTGGTATTTTCTTTCCGTTTGAGAGTATTCCCGCATTGATACAAATGGGGGTTTATTGTTTTCCTTTGGTGCATGTTGTGGAATTAGTACGCCCATTGATGACGGGTCAAGCGGTTTCTAATGTGTTGCTACATCTGAGTGTGGTTTTAGTTTATGGCATTAGTGCATTGTGGATAGCAAGTTATTTACTGCGGAAACGCTTATACAGTTAA
- a CDS encoding IS1/IS1595 family N-terminal zinc-binding domain-containing protein, which translates to MLTCPSCKATHIVKYGKTRAGTQNYIRM; encoded by the coding sequence ATGCTAACTTGCCCTAGCTGTAAAGCAACACACATCGTAAAATATGGAAAAACCCGCGCAGGAACACAAAACTACATTAGAATGTGA
- a CDS encoding ATP-binding cassette domain-containing protein: MSDYPVVVCAEHLSKVYGQQAVVDAICFNVYQGECCGILGPNGAGKTTTLRMLIGSTPPTSGKLTVLGASIPQQAREMRARIGVVPQQDNLDPDFSVTRNLAIYGSYFGLSEATLQARIPDILEFASLQHKGDALINALSGGMQRRLSLARALINQPELLVLDEPTTGLDPQARQLIWQRLRRLKTEGYTLILTTHYMEEAERLCDRLIIMDNGKILDQGSPRDLIERYIEPQVIEVHGLEVQAWHEQVGKTVALRNEKVGDTWFYYGKGEAIMQLLQALEHQTALRYLHRPASLEDVFLKLTGRELRDD, encoded by the coding sequence ATGTCTGACTATCCTGTCGTGGTTTGTGCCGAGCACTTAAGCAAGGTGTATGGGCAACAGGCTGTTGTTGATGCCATTTGTTTTAATGTTTATCAAGGGGAATGCTGTGGCATTTTGGGGCCTAATGGGGCGGGCAAAACGACTACTTTACGCATGTTAATTGGTAGCACACCGCCAACCAGTGGGAAATTAACGGTTTTAGGCGCGAGTATTCCGCAACAGGCGCGGGAAATGCGGGCGCGAATTGGCGTTGTTCCGCAACAAGATAATCTCGACCCTGATTTTAGTGTTACGCGCAATTTAGCAATTTATGGGAGTTATTTCGGTTTGAGTGAGGCAACGCTACAAGCCAGAATTCCCGATATTTTAGAGTTTGCATCATTGCAACATAAAGGTGACGCGCTGATTAATGCACTGTCTGGCGGGATGCAACGGCGTTTGTCGTTAGCTCGCGCGTTAATTAATCAGCCTGAATTGTTGGTGTTAGATGAGCCAACAACAGGGTTAGACCCGCAAGCACGGCAGTTAATTTGGCAACGGTTGCGCCGTTTAAAAACAGAAGGTTATACGCTAATTTTAACCACGCATTATATGGAAGAGGCGGAACGGTTGTGTGACCGTTTGATTATTATGGATAACGGTAAAATTCTCGATCAAGGGTCGCCGCGTGATTTAATTGAGCGGTATATTGAGCCTCAGGTGATTGAGGTGCACGGTTTAGAGGTTCAAGCGTGGCATGAGCAGGTTGGTAAAACTGTTGCCTTACGGAATGAAAAAGTCGGGGATACGTGGTTTTATTATGGTAAAGGTGAGGCGATTATGCAGTTATTACAGGCATTAGAGCATCAAACGGCTTTGCGTTATTTACACCGTCCCGCGAGTTTAGAAGATGTATTTTTAAAATTAACAGGTCGGGAATTGCGTGATGATTAG
- the kdpA gene encoding potassium-transporting ATPase subunit KdpA, with protein MFSANIFLLGLYFLCLLPLAWLLSHWLTALANGQFHPIFKPLQWFEQGLYRIAGINTSQSMSWQTYALAVLVFNILGVLVLYVLQRIQADLPLNPQAFGAITPDSAFNTAVSFATNTNWQAYAGESTMSYFVQMLGLTVQNFLSAATGIAVAFALMRGLAGHCTAQLGNFWVDITRLTLFLLLPLSFGFSLLLMQQGVIQNFLAYQTVNVLDPEAMGQSTQVLAMGAVASQEAIKMLGTNGGGFFNVNSAHPFENPTALTNWLQMLAIFLIPTALCFSFGQLVQERRQGWVILIVMCLIFSPLALGLMTAEQSANPLFAGLNIDQAASVLQAGGNLEGKETRFGIQASALFASITTAASCGAVNSMHDSFMPLGGFVTLFLMQLGEIVFGGVGSGLYGMLIFAVLAVFLAGLMVGRTPEYLGKKIERFEMKMVALILLITPFLVLGGTALAVSLPVGQAGISNPSAHGFSQVLYAFTSAANNNGSAFAGFSSNTVFYNVLLGVAMWFGRFAIIVAVLAIAGSLGLKKKLPVTSGTLPTQGGLFVVLLMATVLLVGALTYLPVLVLGPVAEHLQIFSTVINH; from the coding sequence ATGTTTTCCGCCAATATCTTTTTATTAGGCTTGTATTTTCTCTGTTTATTGCCTTTAGCATGGCTGTTAAGTCATTGGCTGACAGCGTTAGCAAATGGACAATTTCACCCTATTTTTAAGCCCTTGCAATGGTTTGAACAAGGTTTATACCGCATAGCAGGGATTAATACATCTCAAAGTATGTCTTGGCAAACTTATGCCTTAGCTGTTTTAGTTTTCAATATATTAGGGGTATTGGTGTTGTATGTTTTGCAACGCATACAAGCCGATTTACCTTTAAATCCGCAAGCATTTGGGGCGATAACGCCCGATTCTGCTTTTAATACAGCCGTTAGTTTTGCAACAAATACAAATTGGCAGGCGTATGCGGGTGAAAGCACGATGAGCTACTTTGTGCAGATGCTCGGCTTGACTGTGCAAAATTTTCTCTCTGCGGCAACAGGCATTGCCGTGGCGTTTGCGCTCATGCGTGGATTAGCAGGGCATTGTACTGCGCAATTGGGCAATTTTTGGGTGGATATCACGCGCTTAACCTTGTTTTTATTACTGCCGTTATCGTTTGGATTTAGTTTGCTGTTAATGCAACAAGGCGTGATTCAAAATTTTTTAGCTTATCAAACGGTTAATGTTTTAGACCCTGAGGCAATGGGGCAAAGTACCCAAGTTCTGGCAATGGGCGCAGTTGCTTCGCAAGAGGCTATTAAGATGTTGGGAACGAATGGCGGTGGTTTTTTTAATGTGAACTCTGCTCATCCTTTTGAAAATCCGACAGCTTTAACAAATTGGTTGCAGATGTTAGCGATTTTTTTAATCCCTACAGCGTTATGTTTTAGTTTTGGGCAGTTGGTGCAAGAGAGACGGCAAGGCTGGGTTATTTTAATCGTGATGTGTTTAATTTTTAGCCCATTAGCCCTTGGATTGATGACTGCTGAACAAAGTGCGAATCCTTTATTCGCGGGTTTAAACATTGACCAAGCGGCGAGTGTGTTGCAAGCGGGCGGTAATCTGGAGGGAAAAGAAACCCGTTTCGGTATTCAAGCCTCTGCTTTGTTTGCCAGCATCACGACTGCCGCTTCTTGCGGTGCGGTCAACTCGATGCATGACTCATTCATGCCATTAGGGGGATTTGTCACCTTATTCTTAATGCAATTGGGGGAAATTGTTTTCGGCGGGGTTGGTTCTGGTTTATATGGCATGTTGATTTTTGCTGTATTAGCCGTGTTTTTAGCGGGCTTAATGGTTGGGCGCACGCCTGAATATTTAGGGAAAAAAATCGAGCGGTTCGAGATGAAAATGGTTGCGTTGATTCTACTTATCACACCATTTTTAGTCTTAGGCGGGACTGCATTAGCGGTTTCGTTGCCCGTTGGACAAGCGGGGATTTCCAACCCCAGTGCACATGGTTTTTCACAAGTGTTATATGCCTTTACGTCGGCGGCGAATAATAATGGCAGTGCGTTTGCGGGATTTAGTAGTAATACAGTGTTTTATAATGTTTTACTTGGGGTTGCTATGTGGTTTGGACGCTTTGCAATTATTGTGGCGGTGTTAGCAATAGCGGGTTCTTTGGGGTTGAAAAAGAAATTGCCTGTAACGAGTGGCACGCTACCCACACAGGGCGGATTATTTGTAGTGTTGTTAATGGCAACGGTGTTGTTAGTGGGTGCATTGACTTATTTACCCGTTTTGGTTTTAGGGCCTGTGGCGGAACATTTACAAATTTTTTCGACCGTTATCAACCATTAG
- the kdpC gene encoding potassium-transporting ATPase subunit KdpC, with translation MQTVIRPALVLLFVFTIITGLIYPISLTGLGTQWFPASVTGSLLYRDKQPIGSTLIGQAFHRADYFWGRPSATFPTPYNASASAASNFAPSNPALVEAVKARIAALKAVDPNNTMPIPIDLVTASASGLDPHISLAAAQYQLSRVAKARQLPVEQVQALIERYTELPFLGILGEAQINVLALNLALDAEKKQLIQ, from the coding sequence ATGCAAACTGTTATTCGTCCCGCACTTGTTTTACTCTTTGTTTTTACAATAATAACAGGCTTAATTTATCCTATTAGCCTGACAGGGTTAGGCACGCAATGGTTTCCTGCATCAGTGACAGGCAGTTTACTGTATCGTGACAAGCAGCCCATAGGCTCGACATTGATTGGGCAAGCCTTTCATCGAGCAGATTATTTTTGGGGTCGCCCTTCTGCCACTTTCCCCACGCCTTATAACGCCAGTGCCTCCGCTGCCTCTAATTTCGCACCGAGCAATCCTGCCTTAGTAGAAGCGGTAAAAGCTCGCATTGCAGCCTTAAAAGCGGTTGACCCAAATAATACAATGCCGATACCTATCGATTTAGTCACCGCGTCCGCGAGTGGTTTAGACCCGCATATCAGCCTTGCCGCCGCGCAATATCAACTGTCACGAGTCGCTAAAGCCCGTCAATTACCTGTTGAACAAGTACAAGCCCTGATTGAACGTTATACAGAGTTACCCTTTTTGGGAATTTTGGGTGAAGCGCAAATTAATGTTTTAGCGTTAAATTTAGCGTTAGATGCAGAGAAAAAGCAGCTAATTCAATAG
- the kdpF gene encoding K(+)-transporting ATPase subunit F, translating to MSGLYLLSAVCAIGLGIYLLIALFNAEDF from the coding sequence ATGAGTGGGCTTTATTTACTCAGTGCCGTTTGTGCAATTGGATTAGGTATTTATTTACTTATCGCTTTATTTAATGCGGAGGATTTTTAA
- a CDS encoding J domain-containing protein, giving the protein MDKNYYEILGINPNTEQSLIKAAAQAKANAINEAFRQLSDTERQQAQSKIQMQVNEINEAFRVLNDVEQRKMYDAQRVNQQQASSRATPKRQLPVVDAGAITAQSSNKEGNSFGRLLERMTITPPTLKDIIIFVLALLFFLYMLSGLFVEPQGPSEPSKLSLGAMQKKVP; this is encoded by the coding sequence ATGGATAAGAATTATTATGAAATACTTGGTATTAACCCTAATACTGAGCAGTCTCTCATAAAAGCAGCAGCACAAGCAAAAGCAAATGCAATTAACGAGGCTTTTCGCCAATTAAGCGATACAGAACGACAACAAGCGCAATCTAAGATTCAAATGCAAGTTAATGAGATTAATGAAGCGTTTCGAGTGCTTAATGATGTTGAACAACGGAAAATGTATGATGCGCAACGTGTGAATCAGCAACAAGCCTCATCACGTGCAACCCCTAAACGTCAATTGCCCGTTGTGGATGCTGGTGCAATTACTGCACAGTCTTCTAATAAAGAAGGGAATAGTTTTGGTCGTTTATTGGAGCGTATGACGATTACGCCACCAACGTTGAAAGATATTATTATTTTTGTGCTGGCATTATTATTTTTTTTATATATGTTAAGTGGTTTATTTGTAGAACCTCAAGGGCCCAGTGAGCCTAGTAAATTGAGCTTAGGTGCAATGCAGAAAAAAGTCCCGTAA